Proteins encoded by one window of Cyclobacteriaceae bacterium:
- a CDS encoding alpha-amylase family glycosyl hydrolase has translation MLRFTLILVVLTAISCSRKKEEIPPLPVMKSESKKIIVYQLMTRLFGNKETVNKAYGTLQENGVGKFEDINDQALSSLKELGITHIWYTGVLEHAVLTDYSSFGIPFDDADVVKGRAGSPYAIKDYYDVNPDLARSVPNRMKEFEALIDRTHQHDMKVLIDFVPNHVARAYKSDAKPKGTIDLGEFDDKSVRFKPDNNFYYLPGQSFQVPADYVALGEENEFPTKDGKFEETPAKVTGNDQFTSSPGVNEWFETVKLNYGVDIENGRTKHFDPVPDTWVKMKDILVYWANKKVDGFRCDMAEMVPVEFWHWVIPQVKAVNPEIIFIAEIYNPDAYRNYIDQGRFDYLYDKVLLYDTLRLLVNGQRSTADIDAIQQRLAGITANMLHFLENHDEQRIASRFFAGNPWKAASAMVISATIDQGPVMIYFGQEVGEPGAGTEGFQGDDGRTTIFDYWGVPQHQKWMNGGAFDGALLSDDQKSLRNFYATLLNLAASHPAIVAGEYKDLTAFNIAEKNFNDDVFACVRYTADKKLLIVAGFNSTPRKISVAMPPDVAVKLMLDRNKNYTLKELLWQNEEVEWIENEIRLELPAYGAYVFEIE, from the coding sequence ATGCTCAGATTTACCCTTATTTTAGTTGTACTTACTGCCATCTCGTGCAGCCGAAAGAAAGAAGAAATACCCCCGTTGCCTGTCATGAAAAGTGAATCCAAAAAGATTATTGTTTACCAACTCATGACCCGTCTTTTCGGGAATAAAGAAACAGTGAACAAAGCGTACGGCACGTTACAGGAAAATGGTGTGGGTAAGTTTGAGGATATCAATGATCAAGCGTTATCATCGCTTAAGGAACTGGGTATCACACATATTTGGTATACCGGAGTATTGGAACATGCGGTACTCACTGATTATTCTTCCTTTGGAATACCGTTTGATGATGCTGACGTGGTTAAGGGAAGAGCGGGATCGCCATACGCCATCAAGGATTATTACGATGTGAATCCTGATCTGGCGCGAAGTGTGCCGAATCGCATGAAGGAGTTTGAAGCACTGATTGACCGAACGCACCAACACGACATGAAGGTGCTGATCGATTTTGTACCCAATCATGTGGCGCGAGCCTATAAATCTGATGCCAAGCCGAAAGGCACCATCGATTTGGGTGAGTTTGATGATAAATCGGTTCGCTTTAAGCCTGATAATAATTTCTACTACTTACCCGGCCAGTCGTTTCAGGTTCCGGCAGATTACGTGGCGTTAGGTGAAGAAAATGAATTTCCAACTAAGGATGGAAAATTTGAGGAGACTCCAGCCAAAGTAACGGGTAACGATCAGTTTACTTCTAGTCCGGGTGTAAACGAGTGGTTTGAAACTGTGAAGCTTAACTACGGTGTAGATATTGAAAATGGCCGGACAAAACATTTTGATCCGGTACCGGATACGTGGGTGAAAATGAAAGACATTCTCGTGTATTGGGCTAATAAGAAAGTGGATGGCTTTCGGTGTGATATGGCCGAGATGGTTCCTGTCGAATTCTGGCACTGGGTTATTCCGCAAGTCAAGGCCGTAAACCCTGAAATCATTTTCATTGCCGAGATTTACAATCCCGATGCATACCGGAATTACATTGATCAAGGCAGGTTCGATTATTTGTATGACAAAGTTCTATTGTACGATACATTGCGTTTGTTGGTAAATGGTCAAAGAAGCACAGCCGATATTGATGCCATCCAACAACGATTGGCAGGTATCACAGCAAACATGCTCCACTTTTTGGAGAATCATGATGAGCAACGTATTGCATCACGTTTTTTTGCCGGCAATCCGTGGAAGGCGGCATCGGCTATGGTTATTAGTGCTACGATAGATCAGGGACCGGTAATGATTTATTTCGGGCAGGAAGTAGGAGAGCCCGGTGCCGGAACAGAAGGCTTTCAGGGTGATGATGGCCGTACTACCATTTTTGATTATTGGGGTGTGCCCCAACACCAAAAGTGGATGAATGGTGGAGCGTTTGATGGTGCCTTATTAAGCGATGATCAAAAGTCATTGCGAAATTTCTACGCTACCTTGTTAAACCTGGCTGCATCGCATCCGGCTATTGTGGCAGGCGAATACAAAGATCTCACTGCCTTTAATATTGCTGAGAAGAATTTCAATGATGATGTTTTTGCCTGTGTTCGGTATACTGCAGATAAAAAGCTGCTTATCGTAGCCGGGTTCAATTCAACACCACGAAAGATATCGGTTGCTATGCCGCCTGATGTGGCTGTCAAGCTTATGTTGGATAGGAACAAGAATTATACTTTAAAAGAGTTGCTTTGGCAAAACGAAGAAGTTGAGTGGATTGAAAATGAAATCCGGTTGGAGCTTCCGGCTTACGGTGCATATGTTTTTGAAATTGAATAA
- a CDS encoding GMC family oxidoreductase, giving the protein MYLNVKAVQENTYDAIVVGTGISGGWAAKELTEKGLKTLVLERGRDVQHPNYPTATKDPWDLPYADRPTAKDLEQQGVQNRTGYTIRQSTKHWFVNDIENPYTEKEGKRFDWMRGYHVGGRSIMWGRQSYRWSDMDFEANVKDGIAIDWPVRYKDIAPWYDHVETFVGISGQAEGLAHLPDSKFIQPMELNCVEKELKKSMMDKFGRLLTIGRVANLAGPLAHDKSPQRGTCQYRNLCSRGCPYGAYFSSNSSTLPAAAATGNMTLRPNSIVYEVIYDEQKGKATGVKVLDAETGEQHEFYARVIFLCASTMGSTFIMLNSTSKRFPNGFGNDSGELGCNIMDHHLGAGAGAQVEGFEDVYYYGRRANGVYIPRFRNIGNDKRDYLRGFGYQGGASRQGWSRLISEVSIGADLKEAVTTPGSWSIGIMGFGEILPDHSNRVSINPDKKDKHGLPTLLFDTEFKENDYKMRKDMANDAAEMLDAAGFKNVRSYDNPSQHGMGLGIHEMGTARMGNDPKTSVLNKWNQVHACKNVFVTDGSFMTSASCVNPSLTYMAFTARAVNYAVEEMKKQNL; this is encoded by the coding sequence ATGTATTTGAATGTAAAAGCAGTGCAAGAAAACACCTACGATGCCATTGTGGTTGGCACCGGCATCAGTGGCGGTTGGGCCGCCAAAGAACTAACCGAAAAAGGATTAAAAACACTGGTGCTGGAGCGTGGCCGCGATGTGCAACATCCGAATTACCCAACTGCCACCAAAGATCCGTGGGATTTGCCCTATGCCGATCGGCCAACTGCTAAAGACCTTGAGCAACAAGGCGTTCAAAACAGAACCGGGTACACCATTCGTCAGTCAACCAAGCACTGGTTCGTAAACGATATTGAAAACCCCTATACCGAAAAGGAAGGAAAACGTTTCGACTGGATGCGTGGCTACCATGTTGGTGGTCGCTCCATCATGTGGGGCCGGCAAAGCTACCGCTGGAGCGATATGGACTTTGAAGCGAACGTAAAAGACGGAATCGCGATAGACTGGCCAGTGCGCTATAAAGACATTGCTCCGTGGTACGACCATGTAGAAACCTTTGTTGGCATTAGCGGACAAGCCGAAGGCTTGGCCCACCTCCCCGACAGTAAGTTCATTCAACCAATGGAATTGAATTGTGTGGAGAAGGAGCTGAAGAAATCAATGATGGATAAATTCGGTCGCCTGCTTACCATCGGTCGAGTAGCCAACCTGGCCGGACCGTTGGCACATGATAAGAGTCCACAACGTGGAACCTGTCAGTATCGTAACTTATGCAGCCGCGGTTGTCCGTATGGTGCATACTTCAGCAGCAACTCCTCTACCCTGCCCGCTGCAGCAGCAACAGGTAATATGACCTTACGTCCTAACTCCATTGTATACGAAGTGATCTACGATGAGCAGAAAGGAAAAGCAACCGGAGTAAAAGTGTTAGACGCTGAAACCGGGGAACAACATGAATTTTATGCACGTGTGATTTTCTTGTGTGCATCGACCATGGGTTCAACGTTCATTATGTTGAATTCAACCTCAAAGCGTTTTCCAAATGGCTTTGGCAACGACAGTGGTGAATTAGGTTGCAACATCATGGATCATCATTTGGGTGCGGGCGCAGGTGCACAGGTGGAAGGTTTTGAAGATGTGTATTACTATGGGCGAAGAGCCAATGGTGTTTATATCCCTCGATTCCGAAATATTGGAAATGACAAGCGTGACTACCTGCGTGGCTTCGGTTACCAGGGCGGTGCGAGTCGTCAAGGTTGGTCGCGATTGATCAGTGAGGTCAGCATAGGCGCTGACCTGAAAGAGGCTGTAACCACGCCTGGAAGTTGGAGCATTGGGATTATGGGCTTTGGTGAAATTCTTCCTGATCACAGCAATCGGGTTAGTATTAATCCTGACAAGAAAGATAAGCACGGCTTACCTACATTACTCTTCGACACAGAGTTTAAAGAGAATGATTACAAGATGCGGAAAGACATGGCCAACGATGCAGCAGAAATGCTGGATGCGGCAGGTTTCAAAAACGTAAGGTCGTATGATAATCCAAGCCAACACGGAATGGGATTAGGTATACATGAAATGGGTACCGCACGCATGGGCAACGACCCGAAAACATCGGTATTGAATAAATGGAACCAGGTGCATGCCTGTAAGAACGTATTCGTTACCGATGGATCGTTTATGACATCAGCCTCCTGCGTAAATCCATCGTTAACCTATATGGCATTTACCGCGCGTGCTGTAAACTATGCTGTTGAAGAAATGAAAAAACAAAACCTTTAA
- a CDS encoding gluconate 2-dehydrogenase subunit 3 family protein, translating into MNRRDVIKRTAILMGGVVSAPAIMGILKGCKAKPGVAWQPKYFTQEQAYVITEMAEIIIPKTDTAGAKDAGVPAFIEELIFEAYNEADRTKFLTSLEDFTTTSDFINISAEEQTKVVIEAHAKAIEEKPEERPFVMMMKELTMLGYFSSKPGATEVLRYEAVPGYYNGCMPLEEVGRTWAT; encoded by the coding sequence ATGAACAGACGAGATGTAATTAAACGAACCGCAATTCTGATGGGTGGTGTTGTGTCCGCCCCCGCCATCATGGGCATTCTTAAAGGTTGCAAGGCAAAACCCGGTGTAGCGTGGCAGCCGAAATATTTTACGCAGGAGCAAGCTTATGTCATCACTGAAATGGCTGAGATTATCATCCCAAAAACGGATACTGCCGGGGCGAAAGATGCAGGTGTACCAGCTTTTATCGAAGAATTAATCTTTGAAGCTTATAACGAGGCAGATCGCACCAAATTTCTGACTTCCCTCGAAGACTTTACCACTACTTCTGACTTCATCAATATCTCAGCTGAAGAACAAACGAAGGTTGTAATAGAAGCACATGCCAAAGCCATTGAAGAGAAACCAGAAGAACGCCCGTTTGTGATGATGATGAAAGAGCTCACCATGTTGGGTTATTTCTCCAGCAAACCCGGAGCTACGGAAGTATTACGCTATGAAGCTGTACCCGGATACTACAATGGTTGCATGCCGTTGGAAGAAGTGGGAAGGACCTGGGCTACCTAA
- a CDS encoding sugar phosphate isomerase/epimerase, with the protein MKRRSFIQQTTLATAAGLVLPSLMSCATAKERAIGIQLYTLKDIILKDVKGTLQQVANIGYKELELYGYGDGKVFNMPYADFHKMVSDMGLSVVSGHYLTGQAFPMMKGSLVNEWERAVEDAQKIGQKYMVIAWLHPDERKTLDDYKKVVELLNKANETCKQAGITLGYHNHEFEFIELEGQVPYYMMAQEMDSSIALELDIYWSTFAEVDAVELFDKYSGRIHLWHVKDMDKVQRNLQTDVGSGAIDYKRVFEAAEKSGLKHFFLEQEYFTRPQIDAITSGYAHLKSIV; encoded by the coding sequence ATGAAAAGAAGATCATTTATTCAGCAAACTACATTGGCTACCGCAGCAGGTCTTGTATTGCCCTCACTCATGAGTTGTGCAACTGCGAAAGAACGAGCCATTGGCATTCAGCTCTATACGCTAAAGGATATTATCCTGAAGGATGTAAAGGGCACGCTTCAGCAAGTTGCCAACATCGGCTATAAGGAACTTGAACTTTATGGATATGGTGACGGTAAGGTGTTTAATATGCCGTATGCAGATTTCCATAAAATGGTTTCCGATATGGGTTTATCTGTTGTCAGCGGGCATTACCTTACGGGACAAGCTTTTCCCATGATGAAGGGTTCATTAGTAAATGAATGGGAGCGTGCGGTTGAAGATGCCCAAAAGATCGGGCAGAAATACATGGTGATTGCCTGGCTTCATCCAGATGAACGAAAAACGTTGGATGACTACAAGAAGGTTGTTGAGCTTCTGAACAAAGCGAATGAGACTTGTAAACAAGCCGGCATTACATTAGGGTATCACAATCACGAGTTTGAGTTTATTGAACTTGAGGGTCAGGTACCGTATTATATGATGGCTCAGGAAATGGATTCTTCCATTGCCCTTGAGTTGGATATTTATTGGAGCACATTTGCTGAAGTGGATGCGGTTGAACTTTTTGACAAGTATTCGGGCCGAATTCACTTGTGGCATGTAAAGGACATGGATAAAGTCCAGCGCAATTTGCAAACCGATGTCGGGTCTGGCGCTATCGATTACAAGCGCGTTTTTGAAGCAGCCGAAAAATCAGGATTGAAGCACTTTTTCCTGGAGCAGGAGTATTTCACACGTCCACAGATTGATGCGATCACGAGCGGCTATGCGCACTTGAAGTCAATTGTTTAG
- a CDS encoding cytochrome c class I, with amino-acid sequence MMNKLGMAALVVAFLMACGSKQETSEQQDEPVQLSTSQLAAIGKILVDESDCKTCHHPTNKIIGPAHTDVAKKYEFNDENIKLLAKRIIEGGLGVWGEIPMNAHPDLSQEDAEKMAIYVLSLDGEEKK; translated from the coding sequence ATGATGAATAAACTCGGTATGGCAGCCCTTGTGGTTGCATTTTTAATGGCGTGCGGAAGCAAGCAGGAAACAAGTGAACAACAGGATGAGCCTGTACAACTTTCAACCAGTCAGTTGGCTGCTATTGGTAAAATCTTGGTCGATGAATCGGATTGTAAGACCTGTCATCACCCTACCAATAAAATCATTGGCCCTGCCCATACCGATGTGGCGAAGAAGTATGAATTCAACGATGAAAATATTAAGCTATTAGCCAAGCGCATCATAGAAGGTGGCTTGGGTGTTTGGGGAGAAATACCGATGAATGCCCATCCAGATCTTTCACAGGAAGATGCCGAGAAGATGGCGATATATGTGCTTTCTCTTGATGGTGAAGAAAAGAAGTAG
- a CDS encoding sugar phosphate isomerase/epimerase produces MKNIKGPAIFLAQFMSDEAPFDDMRTICKWAASLGYKGVQIPTWDARCIDLKRVAESKTYADEYREMVEDCGVQITELSTHLQGQLVAVHPAYDVMFDGFAPKSVKGNNKARTAWAVDQLKLAAKASKNLGLKAHATFSGALLWHTVYPWPQRPAGLVDAGFKELAKRWLPILNAFDKAGVDVCYEIHPGEDLHDGVTFERFLKETGNHPRVNILYDPSHFVLQQLDYLQYIDFYHPYIKMFHVKDAEFNPTGKSGVYGGFQDWINRPGRFRSLGDGQVDFKSIFSKLAQYDYEGWAVLEWECCIKHPEQGAREGAPFIKNHIIQVTEKAFDDFASAGTDTKLNKKILGL; encoded by the coding sequence ATGAAAAACATAAAAGGACCTGCCATTTTTTTGGCTCAGTTCATGAGTGATGAGGCTCCGTTTGATGATATGCGTACCATTTGTAAGTGGGCAGCTTCCTTGGGGTATAAGGGTGTTCAGATACCTACATGGGATGCGCGATGCATTGATCTGAAGCGTGTGGCTGAGAGTAAAACGTATGCAGACGAGTACCGCGAAATGGTTGAAGATTGTGGTGTCCAGATCACTGAACTAAGTACGCATCTTCAGGGCCAGTTAGTAGCTGTTCATCCGGCTTACGATGTGATGTTTGATGGTTTCGCACCCAAGAGTGTTAAGGGAAACAACAAGGCCCGTACAGCATGGGCTGTTGATCAATTAAAATTAGCAGCCAAAGCCAGTAAAAATCTCGGACTAAAGGCCCACGCAACATTTTCCGGAGCCTTGTTATGGCATACCGTTTATCCGTGGCCACAACGTCCTGCCGGACTGGTTGATGCGGGATTCAAAGAACTGGCAAAACGCTGGCTTCCGATATTGAATGCGTTTGATAAAGCCGGGGTGGATGTGTGCTACGAAATACATCCCGGTGAGGATTTGCACGATGGCGTCACCTTCGAGCGGTTTTTGAAGGAGACGGGAAATCATCCACGCGTGAACATCCTGTACGATCCAAGTCATTTTGTGTTGCAGCAACTGGACTATCTGCAATACATTGATTTCTATCATCCCTACATCAAAATGTTTCATGTGAAGGATGCTGAGTTTAATCCAACAGGAAAGAGTGGCGTGTATGGAGGTTTTCAGGATTGGATAAACCGACCGGGCCGGTTCCGCTCATTGGGCGATGGTCAGGTTGATTTCAAAAGCATTTTTTCAAAACTGGCACAGTACGATTATGAGGGGTGGGCTGTGTTGGAATGGGAGTGTTGCATCAAACATCCGGAACAGGGCGCACGTGAAGGTGCTCCGTTTATTAAAAACCATATTATTCAGGTTACAGAAAAGGCGTTTGACGATTTTGCTTCGGCAGGAACAGATACTAAATTGAACAAAAAAATATTAGGACTATGA